Proteins co-encoded in one Flavobacterium sp. M31R6 genomic window:
- a CDS encoding S8 family serine peptidase, with the protein MKKILFIILFFSCFVGFSQEDAWVYFNVKNNSQSYYDNPLLMFSQRAIDRRTKQNILLDSKDIPINPAFISQIKGVSGITVMAKSKWLNALHIRGTQTAINSLKSFSFVDKIDFANKSLNTTGKKATSNKMKAVNKVLATQIDFAYGSSANQIQMLHGDVLHQQNYTGSGKIIAVMDAGFPGVNTAQPFQRLRDNNQILGGYDFVNKDSNFYKGDSHGAMVLSSMGGYKDNALIGTAPDASYYLFRTEDAATENPVEESYWVEAAEKADSLGVDVINTSLGYFEFDNTAYNHTYNDMDGKTAFMTRGAEIAFSRGMVVVVSAGNEGATANPHIAVPADGIFVLTVGAVNATKTVTSFSSIGPSFDGRVKPDIMAQGQAVVLSDSSGNIVTANGTSFSSPITAGMVACLWQAFPNKTNKEIKDLIVKSADRCTAPNNQYGYGIPDFSLALSNGLGINDFSIKNVFLYPNPTTDVTTVSFLSNFDSGVFRIYSMLGQKITEQKISKTSPTISLKALQAGIYIYEIDCNGNVTTGKLIKQ; encoded by the coding sequence ATGAAAAAAATATTGTTTATTATTTTGTTCTTTTCCTGTTTTGTGGGATTTTCCCAAGAAGATGCTTGGGTATATTTTAATGTCAAAAATAATTCTCAAAGTTATTATGACAATCCTTTGTTGATGTTTTCGCAAAGAGCCATAGATCGAAGAACTAAGCAAAATATTCTTTTGGATTCAAAAGATATTCCTATTAATCCCGCTTTTATTAGTCAAATAAAAGGGGTTTCGGGAATTACGGTTATGGCAAAATCCAAGTGGCTAAATGCTTTGCATATTCGTGGAACTCAAACAGCAATTAATTCCTTGAAATCTTTCTCATTTGTTGATAAAATCGATTTTGCCAATAAATCACTCAATACGACTGGAAAAAAAGCTACTTCTAACAAAATGAAAGCCGTTAATAAAGTATTGGCAACACAAATCGATTTTGCATATGGTAGTTCTGCAAATCAAATTCAAATGCTTCACGGAGATGTATTGCATCAGCAGAATTATACAGGTTCAGGAAAAATAATAGCGGTTATGGACGCTGGTTTTCCTGGAGTTAATACAGCGCAACCATTCCAAAGACTGCGAGACAACAATCAAATATTGGGAGGTTATGATTTTGTGAATAAAGATTCCAATTTTTATAAAGGAGATTCGCATGGTGCGATGGTTCTTTCTTCTATGGGAGGATATAAAGATAATGCTCTTATAGGAACTGCTCCAGACGCTTCTTATTATTTGTTTAGAACAGAAGATGCTGCAACCGAAAATCCTGTTGAAGAATCCTATTGGGTGGAGGCGGCAGAGAAAGCGGATAGTTTGGGAGTGGATGTTATCAATACCTCATTGGGCTATTTTGAATTTGACAATACAGCCTACAATCATACGTATAATGATATGGACGGAAAAACGGCTTTTATGACTCGCGGTGCCGAAATTGCTTTTTCTCGTGGAATGGTAGTGGTGGTTTCCGCTGGGAATGAGGGAGCTACTGCAAATCCTCATATAGCAGTCCCTGCAGATGGTATTTTTGTACTTACTGTGGGAGCAGTAAATGCAACCAAAACGGTAACCAGTTTTAGTTCCATCGGTCCTTCATTTGACGGAAGAGTAAAACCAGATATTATGGCGCAAGGTCAAGCAGTCGTTTTATCTGATTCTTCAGGGAATATTGTAACAGCAAACGGAACTTCTTTTTCGAGTCCAATTACGGCAGGAATGGTGGCTTGTTTGTGGCAAGCGTTTCCAAATAAAACTAATAAAGAAATCAAAGATTTAATTGTGAAATCAGCCGATAGGTGTACTGCTCCGAATAATCAATATGGGTATGGAATTCCAGATTTTAGCTTGGCTTTGTCCAATGGATTGGGAATTAATGATTTTTCTATAAAAAATGTTTTTCTGTATCCCAATCCAACAACTGATGTAACTACTGTTTCGTTTTTGAGTAATTTTGATTCAGGAGTATTTCGTATTTATTCTATGCTAGGACAAAAAATAACAGAGCAGAAAATTTCAAAAACTTCACCAACTATTTCCCTAAAAGCATTGCAAGCTGGAATCTATATTTATGAAATAGATTGTAATGGCAATGTGACTACCGGAAAACTAATCAAACAATAA
- the mnmA gene encoding tRNA 2-thiouridine(34) synthase MnmA, which produces MKRVVVGLSGGVDSSVAAYLLQQQGYEVIGLFMKNWHDDSVTISNECPWLEDSNDALLVAEKLGIPFQTVDLSEQYQEKIVDYMFSEYEKGRTPNPDVLCNREIKFDVFMKIALSLGADYVATGHYCRKGEIEVNGKKVYQLLAGVDNNKDQSYFLCQLSQEQLSKALFPIGELTKPEVREIAAQMELVTAEKKDSQGLCFIGKVRLPEFLQQKLQPKEGTIIQIDKNDSVYSYEMQNELSVEEQLLFASRKIPYTPKMGKIMGKHQGAHYFTVGQRKGLNVGGTTDPLFVIATDVETNTIYTGLSSMHPGLFKKALFIEKSEVHWIREDLALANGESMEVMARIRYRQPLQKATLHQFENGMYVSFEEPQSAITEGQFAAWYLGDELVGSGVIS; this is translated from the coding sequence ATGAAACGTGTAGTTGTAGGTCTTTCTGGTGGTGTAGATTCAAGTGTAGCGGCATATTTGTTGCAACAGCAAGGATATGAGGTAATAGGTCTTTTTATGAAGAATTGGCACGATGATTCAGTGACAATTTCAAATGAATGTCCTTGGTTGGAAGACAGTAACGATGCCTTATTGGTTGCCGAAAAATTAGGTATTCCTTTTCAGACAGTTGATTTAAGCGAACAATACCAAGAAAAAATCGTTGATTATATGTTCAGCGAATATGAAAAAGGGAGAACTCCAAACCCTGACGTACTTTGTAACCGCGAAATAAAATTTGACGTTTTTATGAAAATCGCTTTGAGTCTTGGTGCCGATTATGTGGCTACAGGGCATTATTGCCGAAAAGGTGAAATCGAAGTGAATGGTAAAAAAGTATACCAACTCCTTGCCGGTGTTGATAACAATAAAGACCAATCTTATTTTTTATGCCAATTATCCCAAGAACAATTGTCTAAAGCATTGTTTCCAATTGGTGAATTAACAAAACCCGAAGTACGTGAAATAGCTGCTCAAATGGAATTGGTAACAGCCGAAAAGAAAGATTCCCAGGGACTTTGCTTTATTGGAAAAGTACGTTTGCCTGAATTTTTGCAGCAAAAACTACAGCCAAAAGAAGGTACAATTATCCAAATTGATAAAAACGATTCTGTGTATTCTTATGAAATGCAGAATGAATTATCTGTTGAAGAGCAATTGCTTTTTGCTTCCAGAAAAATACCTTATACGCCAAAAATGGGTAAGATAATGGGGAAACATCAAGGAGCTCATTATTTTACGGTTGGTCAAAGAAAAGGTTTGAATGTTGGTGGGACAACAGATCCTTTGTTTGTCATTGCCACAGATGTAGAGACTAATACAATTTATACTGGTTTGTCGAGTATGCATCCGGGATTATTCAAAAAAGCTTTGTTTATTGAAAAATCCGAAGTGCATTGGATTCGTGAAGATTTGGCTTTGGCCAATGGTGAATCGATGGAAGTTATGGCGCGTATTCGATATAGACAGCCTTTGCAAAAAGCCACTTTGCATCAATTTGAAAATGGTATGTATGTTTCTTTTGAAGAACCACAATCAGCTATTACAGAGGGGCAATTTGCTGCTTGGTATTTAGGGGATGAGTTAGTTGGTTCTGGGGTTATTTCGTAA
- a CDS encoding toxin-antitoxin system YwqK family antitoxin, whose amino-acid sequence MFYIFRFLIFFLCFQSVFSQTDSNPLDENGKKHGVWKGFYEESGRQRYEGTFEHGKEVGVFNFFDDTKAKSIIATRTFNAKDNSCYTVFYDQNKNVVSEGKEINKLREGQWKYYHKASKTIMTLENYKNGKLDGVRTVYYPSGKIVDETIYKNGLKEGVYKKYSEKGIVLENSFFKNGEYEGEAVYKDPNDLVIAKGKFKNGKKVGKWQFFINGKLESEENMDKPKKPQLKKDKVKID is encoded by the coding sequence ATGTTCTATATTTTTAGGTTTTTAATTTTTTTCTTGTGTTTTCAAAGTGTTTTTTCACAAACAGATTCCAATCCATTAGATGAGAATGGAAAAAAGCACGGTGTTTGGAAAGGATTTTATGAAGAATCTGGGAGACAGCGTTATGAAGGGACTTTTGAACATGGCAAGGAAGTTGGTGTTTTTAATTTTTTTGACGATACAAAAGCAAAATCAATTATTGCGACAAGAACTTTTAATGCTAAGGACAACTCTTGTTATACCGTTTTTTATGACCAGAATAAAAATGTTGTGAGTGAAGGTAAAGAGATAAATAAACTGCGAGAAGGTCAATGGAAATATTATCATAAGGCTTCAAAAACAATTATGACTTTGGAGAATTATAAAAATGGAAAACTCGATGGAGTCCGAACAGTATACTATCCAAGCGGTAAAATTGTGGATGAAACCATTTATAAAAACGGATTAAAAGAAGGTGTTTATAAAAAATATTCTGAGAAAGGAATTGTTTTGGAAAATAGTTTTTTCAAAAATGGCGAATATGAAGGTGAGGCTGTCTATAAAGACCCGAATGATCTTGTTATTGCAAAAGGAAAGTTCAAAAATGGCAAGAAAGTTGGGAAGTGGCAGTTTTTTATCAATGGGAAATTGGAAAGTGAGGAGAATATGGATAAGCCTAAAAAGCCACAACTAAAAAAAGATAAAGTAAAAATAGATTAA
- a CDS encoding DUF3820 family protein: protein MDQNQKQLIKLAHTKMPFGKYEGWFLIDIPEYYIVWYSNKGFPKGELGDQLKLIYELKLNGLEELIRNIKKKYPKP from the coding sequence TTGGACCAAAACCAAAAACAACTCATAAAACTGGCTCACACCAAAATGCCTTTTGGTAAATACGAAGGCTGGTTTCTTATTGATATACCCGAGTATTATATAGTTTGGTACAGTAATAAAGGTTTCCCAAAAGGAGAACTGGGCGATCAATTGAAATTAATTTATGAGCTAAAACTCAACGGACTCGAAGAATTAATTCGAAACATAAAAAAGAAGTACCCAAAACCGTAA
- a CDS encoding fasciclin domain-containing protein has product MKNLLKLRPLGLLALVLVSFISCTKDDNEMESTPIAQTNTSIAEIAVSNPDYSIFSEALSKADLTSTLTAKGTYYTVFAPTNAAFTAFLKTTPYKSIFEVPRDVLIQILSNHIVKGKLKSTDLTTGYVKTLAKGGASSNNTLSMFVNTSNGVQLNGVSKVIKADILAANGVMHIVDAVIPLPTIVDHALANPNFSILVAALTYNPSSGFAGILSGTASSPFTVFAPTNDAFVAFLGETGFSGLSAIPANVLEKTLKYHVFTGANVLSSQLSDNQVIGMFSGQNVTVKFTPTRLVDVNSRNCNIIAVDVQCTNGVIHVLDKVLLPTF; this is encoded by the coding sequence ATGAAAAATTTATTAAAACTCAGACCATTGGGATTACTAGCTCTAGTACTAGTAAGTTTTATTTCTTGTACAAAAGATGACAATGAAATGGAAAGCACACCAATCGCACAAACAAACACTTCTATTGCAGAAATTGCAGTTTCGAATCCAGACTACTCTATTTTTTCAGAGGCATTATCAAAAGCTGACTTAACATCAACATTGACAGCCAAAGGTACCTACTATACTGTTTTTGCACCAACCAACGCAGCTTTCACAGCATTTTTGAAAACGACACCCTATAAAAGCATATTTGAAGTACCTAGAGATGTATTAATACAAATATTATCGAATCACATTGTTAAAGGCAAACTAAAATCAACCGACTTAACAACAGGTTATGTTAAAACACTAGCAAAAGGAGGCGCATCGTCCAATAATACTCTAAGTATGTTTGTTAATACTTCAAACGGGGTACAATTGAATGGAGTTTCAAAAGTTATAAAAGCAGATATATTGGCGGCAAATGGTGTTATGCATATTGTTGACGCAGTAATTCCTTTACCAACTATTGTAGATCACGCACTTGCAAATCCCAACTTCTCGATTCTGGTTGCCGCATTAACCTATAATCCATCATCTGGTTTCGCAGGAATTTTATCCGGTACCGCTAGTTCTCCATTTACAGTGTTTGCGCCAACAAATGATGCTTTTGTAGCATTCTTAGGTGAGACAGGGTTTTCAGGCCTTTCAGCAATACCTGCAAACGTTTTAGAAAAAACATTAAAATATCACGTATTTACGGGAGCCAATGTTTTATCTTCCCAATTAAGTGACAACCAAGTTATAGGTATGTTTTCGGGACAGAATGTAACTGTAAAATTCACTCCAACAAGACTTGTTGATGTAAATAGCAGAAATTGTAATATTATAGCAGTAGACGTGCAATGCACTAATGGAGTTATCCATGTACTAGACAAAGTACTCTTACCTACTTTTTAA
- a CDS encoding class I SAM-dependent methyltransferase, whose protein sequence is MNMYDNENTVQKSFDETYLSEDLLQAQWAEFTELKKVISETYSKKGSPLTLLDIGIGSARIARHLSAIPEMWQMIENYEGTDNAEACIKLAQATAEELHIEDKLKVHLLDAVNLNQLQKKYDLIICTWFTPGNFYPDNFPFNEYNDSYKRLDLSKNEKFTTIFSNAYSLLQPNGEIILGACYIDNGNTRKKQEQSYQKMGMKIITNASDSFTATKEQFWSQRFTKEKIKNYLSFVKPENIVFTPLDPYDYAMQIRIKKE, encoded by the coding sequence ATGAACATGTACGACAACGAAAATACCGTTCAAAAATCATTTGATGAAACTTATTTATCCGAAGATCTCTTACAAGCCCAATGGGCCGAATTTACGGAACTCAAAAAAGTCATCTCCGAAACATATTCAAAAAAAGGAAGTCCGCTTACCCTTTTGGACATTGGAATAGGAAGTGCCAGAATAGCACGTCACCTAAGTGCCATTCCCGAAATGTGGCAGATGATAGAAAACTACGAAGGTACCGATAATGCCGAAGCCTGTATAAAACTTGCCCAAGCAACAGCCGAAGAACTGCACATTGAAGACAAACTAAAAGTACATCTACTCGATGCTGTCAATTTAAATCAGCTTCAGAAAAAATATGATTTAATCATTTGTACTTGGTTTACTCCAGGCAATTTTTATCCCGATAATTTCCCTTTCAATGAGTATAATGATTCCTATAAAAGATTGGATTTATCAAAGAATGAAAAATTTACAACTATTTTTTCAAATGCCTATTCTTTACTACAACCAAATGGAGAAATAATTCTTGGTGCCTGCTACATTGACAATGGCAACACCCGAAAAAAACAGGAGCAATCTTATCAAAAAATGGGAATGAAAATAATCACAAATGCCAGCGATAGCTTTACTGCCACCAAAGAGCAATTTTGGTCACAAAGATTTACAAAAGAAAAAATTAAAAATTATTTGTCTTTTGTAAAACCCGAAAATATAGTTTTTACGCCTCTTGATCCTTATGATTATGCGATGCAAATCAGGATTAAAAAAGAGTAA
- a CDS encoding CTP synthase, which translates to MNQTKYIFVTGGVTSSLGKGIIAASLAKLLQARGYRTTIQKFDPYINVDPGTLNPYEHGECYVTDDGAETDLDLGHYERFLNVPTSQANNVTTGRIYLSVIEKERRGEFLGKTVQVVPHITNEIKERMQLLGKSGDFDIVITEIGGTVGDIESLPYIESVRQLVWDLGENNAIVIHLTLVPYLAAAGELKTKPTQHSVKTLMESGIKADILVCRTEHEISDEIRNKLALFCNVKREAVIQSIDASTIYEVPNLMLEEGLDVVALKKLDLPKKAAPDLKNWNTFLRRLKFPKHTVNIGLIGKYVEMQDCYKSILEAFIHAGAANETKVNVISIHSEFIDSENIKEKLSGLDAILVAPGFGERGIEGKIEAIRYARENKVPFFGICLGMQMAIIEYSRNVLGLADANSTEMNDKTSNPVVNLMEDQKNVTDKGGTMRLGAWKCDITPDSLAHKIYGKTSISERHRHRYEYNSQYVDQLQKAGLISSGVNPDTGLVEIVELADHPFFIGVQYHPEYKSTVANPHPIFVSFVAAAVKAKKK; encoded by the coding sequence ATGAATCAAACGAAATATATTTTTGTTACAGGTGGTGTGACTTCTTCTTTAGGAAAGGGAATTATAGCAGCATCTTTGGCAAAATTGTTACAAGCTAGAGGTTATAGGACGACAATCCAAAAATTTGATCCTTATATCAATGTCGATCCAGGAACTTTGAATCCTTATGAGCATGGAGAATGCTATGTAACGGATGATGGTGCGGAAACTGATTTGGATTTAGGACACTACGAGCGTTTCTTGAATGTACCAACTTCTCAAGCCAATAATGTAACTACAGGTAGAATATATCTTTCGGTAATAGAAAAAGAACGTAGAGGAGAATTTCTAGGAAAAACCGTTCAGGTTGTACCTCATATCACTAATGAGATTAAAGAAAGAATGCAATTGCTTGGTAAATCGGGCGATTTTGATATAGTTATAACTGAAATTGGAGGTACTGTTGGTGATATTGAGTCTTTGCCATACATCGAATCTGTGCGTCAGTTGGTGTGGGATTTAGGTGAAAATAATGCAATTGTTATTCATTTAACTTTGGTTCCTTATTTGGCTGCAGCTGGAGAATTAAAAACCAAACCAACACAACATTCCGTAAAAACCTTGATGGAAAGCGGAATCAAAGCTGATATTTTAGTTTGTAGAACAGAGCATGAGATTTCAGATGAAATTCGCAACAAATTAGCGTTGTTTTGTAATGTAAAAAGAGAGGCAGTTATTCAATCTATAGATGCTTCTACAATTTATGAAGTTCCAAATTTAATGTTGGAAGAAGGACTGGATGTTGTGGCACTGAAAAAATTGGATTTACCTAAAAAAGCAGCTCCGGATTTAAAAAACTGGAATACTTTCTTACGTAGGTTGAAATTCCCAAAACATACCGTAAATATCGGTTTGATTGGAAAATATGTTGAAATGCAAGATTGTTACAAGTCAATTCTTGAGGCTTTCATTCATGCAGGTGCTGCAAATGAAACTAAAGTTAATGTTATTTCTATACATTCAGAATTTATAGATTCTGAGAATATTAAAGAAAAATTATCCGGTTTGGATGCTATTCTAGTGGCTCCAGGTTTTGGAGAAAGAGGAATAGAAGGAAAAATTGAAGCGATTCGTTATGCCCGTGAAAATAAAGTTCCGTTTTTCGGAATTTGTTTGGGTATGCAAATGGCGATTATTGAATATTCCAGAAATGTATTAGGATTGGCAGATGCTAATTCTACCGAAATGAATGATAAAACTTCAAATCCAGTAGTGAATTTGATGGAAGATCAAAAAAATGTAACAGACAAAGGAGGAACAATGCGTCTTGGTGCATGGAAATGTGATATAACACCAGATTCGTTGGCACACAAAATTTACGGAAAAACATCAATATCGGAACGTCACCGTCACCGTTACGAATACAACAGTCAATATGTAGATCAATTGCAAAAAGCGGGATTGATTTCTTCTGGTGTAAATCCAGATACGGGTCTTGTAGAGATTGTTGAATTAGCAGATCATCCTTTCTTTATTGGTGTGCAATACCACCCAGAATATAAGAGTACTGTAGCAAATCCACATCCTATTTTTGTAAGTTTTGTGGCAGCAGCTGTTAAGGCAAAAAAGAAATAA
- a CDS encoding fasciclin domain-containing protein — protein sequence MKNLLKFKKEIALVLLLIIGISCNNDDNTTPTPVADNTITGIASSNPDFSILVEALTKADLATTLKGAGPYTVFAPTNAAFTAFLKTTPYATIKDVPTAALTQILLNHVVSGKVKSTDLTTGYIKTLAKGGASTTNTLSMFVNTSSGVKLNGVAKVVTADIMATNGVIHVVDAVIGLPTIVDHAIANPNFTTLVAALTYNPASGFAGILSGTASSPFTVFAPTNDAFGAFLTETGYSGLSAIPANVLEKTLKYHVVAGANVESKQLTNDQVVTTFSGQNVTVKFTPTRLLDVSGRNCNIIAVDVQCSNGIIHVLDKVLLPTF from the coding sequence ATGAAAAATTTATTAAAATTCAAAAAGGAAATAGCTTTGGTTCTCTTATTAATCATTGGTATCTCATGCAACAATGATGACAACACCACTCCAACACCAGTTGCAGATAATACGATTACAGGAATTGCTTCAAGTAATCCAGATTTCTCAATTTTAGTTGAAGCATTAACAAAAGCCGATTTAGCAACAACCTTAAAAGGAGCTGGACCTTATACCGTATTTGCACCTACAAATGCCGCGTTTACCGCTTTTCTCAAAACCACACCTTACGCTACCATCAAAGATGTACCAACAGCTGCGTTAACTCAAATACTACTAAATCACGTAGTAAGTGGCAAAGTAAAATCTACTGATTTAACAACGGGTTACATAAAAACTCTCGCCAAAGGTGGAGCATCAACAACTAACACATTAAGTATGTTTGTCAACACTTCATCTGGAGTAAAATTGAATGGAGTTGCCAAAGTCGTCACAGCAGATATTATGGCGACAAATGGAGTAATACATGTTGTAGACGCTGTAATAGGTCTTCCTACGATTGTAGATCATGCGATTGCCAATCCAAACTTTACCACATTAGTAGCTGCATTAACCTATAATCCAGCCTCAGGATTTGCAGGAATATTATCTGGAACAGCAAGTTCACCTTTCACGGTTTTCGCTCCAACAAATGATGCATTTGGAGCTTTCTTAACAGAAACCGGTTATTCTGGATTATCTGCTATTCCAGCCAATGTACTAGAAAAAACATTAAAATATCATGTAGTTGCTGGTGCCAATGTAGAATCAAAACAATTGACAAATGATCAAGTCGTAACTACTTTTTCCGGTCAAAATGTTACCGTAAAATTTACTCCTACCCGATTATTGGATGTTAGCGGAAGAAATTGCAATATCATTGCAGTCGATGTTCAATGTTCCAATGGAATCATACACGTATTAGACAAAGTTCTACTACCCACGTTTTAA
- the yidC gene encoding membrane protein insertase YidC: MEEKKLDLNSVIGIVLIIGIFLWMMYQNKPSEATLAAEKAKKELVAKEAQAKAAAVKSIETPMAAVAGDSTQLAQLQKTLGGFAYSATLPSAKNDVTTIENDFVLLKIANKGGYIVEATLKNFEKFKKNSGQLVSLIKDNNADLNIQLQTSDNRVLNTKNLYFEPTLTKVGADQILSMKLKSGPNEFLEYKYILKPNDYMVGFDIRSQGLNKVLNTAKPLDLQWNLKTFRTEKSISYENRFTLLNYEYGDEKFDNVSGTGKEAKEDTPEKVKFVAFKQHFFSSILLTNTPFEKSSLKSNNVVLDETKDTIFTKQFNATVPLAFQNGEVDYKMNWYFGPTDYATLKAYDKGMEKIVPLGWGIFGWINKFIFIPLFGFLSGNISYGLAIIIFTIIIKIAMSPITYKSFLSQAKMKVLRPEITELGEKFKKDPMKKQQETMKLYSKAGVNPMAGCIPALIQIPFMYASFQFFPSAFELRQKSFLWADDLSSFDSVYKLPFHIPLYGDHIGLFPLMAAVAIFFYMKMTSGDQQMAAPQQEGMPDMAKMMKYMIYISPLMMLIFFNSYGAGLSLYNFMSNLITIGIMFVIKNHIVDPDKIHAQIQENKLKEPKKPGKFQQKLQEAMEQAEAQKAKKK, from the coding sequence ATGGAAGAAAAAAAATTAGACCTTAACTCGGTTATAGGTATTGTATTGATTATTGGTATTTTTCTTTGGATGATGTACCAAAACAAACCTTCGGAGGCAACTCTTGCTGCAGAAAAGGCTAAAAAAGAATTGGTTGCAAAAGAAGCACAAGCTAAAGCGGCAGCCGTAAAATCAATTGAAACTCCAATGGCTGCTGTTGCCGGTGATTCTACTCAATTGGCTCAATTGCAAAAAACTTTAGGTGGTTTTGCTTATTCTGCTACTTTACCTTCGGCAAAAAATGATGTTACAACAATCGAAAATGATTTTGTATTATTAAAAATCGCCAATAAAGGAGGTTACATTGTAGAAGCTACTTTGAAGAATTTTGAAAAATTTAAGAAGAATTCTGGACAATTGGTTTCTTTGATTAAAGACAACAATGCCGATTTGAATATTCAATTGCAAACAAGTGATAATAGAGTTTTAAATACAAAAAACTTGTATTTTGAACCTACATTAACTAAAGTTGGTGCTGATCAAATTCTTTCGATGAAATTGAAATCAGGTCCAAATGAATTCTTGGAGTATAAATATATTTTGAAACCAAACGATTATATGGTTGGTTTTGATATCCGTTCTCAAGGATTGAATAAAGTATTGAATACGGCTAAACCATTGGATTTACAGTGGAATTTAAAAACGTTCAGAACTGAGAAAAGTATTTCATACGAAAACCGTTTTACGCTTTTGAACTATGAGTATGGAGATGAAAAATTTGACAATGTTTCTGGAACAGGAAAAGAAGCAAAAGAAGATACTCCTGAAAAAGTTAAATTTGTAGCTTTTAAACAGCACTTTTTCAGTTCTATATTATTAACAAATACTCCTTTTGAAAAATCTAGTTTAAAATCTAATAACGTTGTATTGGATGAAACTAAAGATACTATTTTTACTAAGCAGTTTAATGCTACAGTACCATTAGCTTTTCAAAATGGTGAAGTGGACTATAAAATGAATTGGTATTTTGGGCCAACGGATTATGCTACTCTGAAAGCTTATGATAAGGGTATGGAGAAAATAGTTCCACTGGGTTGGGGTATTTTTGGTTGGATAAATAAATTTATTTTTATACCATTATTTGGTTTTTTAAGCGGTAATATTTCTTATGGATTAGCAATTATTATCTTTACAATTATCATTAAAATTGCGATGTCGCCTATTACCTATAAGTCATTCTTGTCCCAAGCCAAGATGAAAGTATTGCGACCTGAGATTACAGAATTGGGTGAGAAATTCAAAAAAGACCCAATGAAAAAGCAGCAGGAAACAATGAAGCTGTATTCTAAAGCGGGTGTGAATCCTATGGCGGGTTGTATTCCGGCCCTGATTCAGATTCCATTTATGTATGCTTCGTTTCAGTTTTTTCCATCAGCTTTTGAGTTGAGACAAAAAAGTTTCCTTTGGGCAGATGATTTGTCTTCATTTGACTCTGTTTATAAACTACCATTCCATATTCCATTATACGGAGATCATATTGGTTTGTTTCCATTAATGGCTGCCGTAGCAATTTTCTTTTATATGAAAATGACTTCTGGTGATCAACAAATGGCAGCTCCTCAACAAGAAGGAATGCCGGATATGGCCAAGATGATGAAATACATGATTTATATTTCACCACTTATGATGTTGATTTTCTTCAATAGTTACGGTGCAGGATTGAGTTTGTATAACTTCATGTCGAATTTAATTACAATCGGAATTATGTTTGTAATCAAAAATCACATTGTAGATCCAGATAAGATTCATGCTCAAATTCAAGAGAACAAATTGAAAGAGCCTAAGAAACCAGGTAAATTTCAACAAAAACTGCAAGAAGCGATGGAACAAGCCGAAGCTCAAAAAGCAAAAAAGAAATAA
- a CDS encoding OsmC family protein: MTSKVTYLGDLRTSSIHIQSGSEILSDAPVDNNGKGEAFSPTDSVANALATCMMTIMGIKARDMNVDFKGSTAAVTKIMNAEPRRIGAIEIVFEMHGVTEQKDKTILERAAMTCPVFLSLNTDIDKRIIFNWS, from the coding sequence ATGACTTCAAAAGTAACTTATTTAGGGGATTTACGAACTTCCTCTATACACATACAATCGGGCAGTGAAATCCTGTCGGATGCTCCGGTTGATAATAATGGAAAAGGAGAAGCTTTCTCTCCAACAGATTCAGTTGCCAATGCTTTGGCTACCTGTATGATGACGATTATGGGGATAAAAGCAAGAGATATGAATGTTGATTTTAAAGGTTCAACTGCAGCCGTTACCAAAATCATGAATGCTGAGCCTAGAAGAATAGGTGCCATCGAAATTGTTTTTGAAATGCATGGTGTTACGGAACAAAAGGATAAAACTATTTTGGAAAGAGCTGCAATGACTTGCCCAGTTTTCTTGAGCTTGAATACTGATATTGATAAGCGAATTATTTTTAATTGGAGTTAG